GTATATAATGGAGAAACCATGCCTGCTAGGGAATTAGCACGTTACCTTAGATTATCTTCCTTTCCAACCCATTACTTCATCAATTCCGAAGGAGAAATTTTAGGAGCTCAACCCGGATATATTGAACCATTTATTTATGCTCCGCTTCTTAAATACGTTGGTTCAGGGGCATATGGTCAAATGAAATTTGAAGAGTTTTTGGAGCAGGAAGAAGATTCTGGTAAAGAATAAAACCATGAGCCTCAGCCAGTCAGTTGAAGATTATTTAAAAGCAATATATGTGCTCGAAACCGAAGGGGATGGAGCCACTACCACGAATATTGCTGAAACACTCAATGTTTCATCAGCCTCAGTAACAAATATGCTGAAGAGGCTGGCTGGCATGAATTTCATAGAGCACAAATCATATAAAGGTGCCACACTTACCGAAGCTGGCAGAAAGATTGCTCTTGAGATCTTACGCCATCATCGGTTACTTGAATTGTACCTGAAAGAAATCATGGGTTATTCCTGGGATGAGGTTCATGAAGAAGCCGAAAAGCTGGAACATCATATTTCAGAACAATTTGAAGATAAAATCGCGGAGTTATTAGATCATCCTACTCATGACCCTCATGGAGATCCCATTCCATCTAAAGATGGGGTGGTCCCGGAGATGGCTTCGCTGTCGGTATGTGATGCCGAATTAGAGACCCCATACATTATTGGGAGGGTAAAAGATCAAGACCCAGAATTACTACGCTATTTAGAACAAACAGGGGTTATTCCTGGTGTAAAACTAACGGTATTAGATAAAGCTCCATTTGAAGGTCCTATTCGCGTTTTACTAGAGGAGGAAGAGAAAACCCTCGGTTTTGCTGTAGC
This genomic window from Balneola sp. contains:
- a CDS encoding metal-dependent transcriptional regulator: MSLSQSVEDYLKAIYVLETEGDGATTTNIAETLNVSSASVTNMLKRLAGMNFIEHKSYKGATLTEAGRKIALEILRHHRLLELYLKEIMGYSWDEVHEEAEKLEHHISEQFEDKIAELLDHPTHDPHGDPIPSKDGVVPEMASLSVCDAELETPYIIGRVKDQDPELLRYLEQTGVIPGVKLTVLDKAPFEGPIRVLLEEEEKTLGFAVARQVYLVE